One Cellulomonas taurus genomic region harbors:
- a CDS encoding FAD-dependent oxidoreductase, giving the protein MTVSTDVVIIGGGLGGVAAALAVCRAGRRAILTEETDWLGGQLTSQAVPPDEHPWVEQFGVTAAYRSLRDGIRDYYRRHYPLRPEAAADPRLNPGAGRVSKLCHEPRVAVAVIDQLLAPHRSAGLLTVLTEHRPVAVRMDGDTCAAVTVVDRDGRTTTLVGEYVLDATETGDLLALGDVEHVTGAESRAEHGEPHAPEQADPLNQQGITFCFAVSHHEGEDHTIPRPEQYDFWRAYAPEFWTGPLLSFTAPDPRTLEAGTRSFEPNPDQDPLAVSADQSADAGDKELWGFRRILARKLFADGAFDSDICLVNWPLNDYWLTPLVGVDDATRERALAEARQLSLSVLYWLQTEAPRPDGGTGFPGLRLRPDVTGSADGLAKAAYVRESRRIRAVTTVVEQHVSAAIVGSTRRTRYPDAVGVGSYRIDLHPSTAGDHYIDVASVPFEIPLGALVPVRVTNLLPAGKNIGTTHITNGCYRLHPVEWNVGEVAGALAVHCLRHGLTPREVQADPARFADFAAVLDAQGVERHWPEVQGY; this is encoded by the coding sequence ATGACAGTGAGCACGGACGTCGTCATCATCGGGGGTGGACTCGGCGGAGTCGCCGCCGCCCTGGCGGTCTGCCGGGCGGGACGGCGCGCGATCCTCACCGAGGAGACCGACTGGCTCGGCGGACAGCTCACCTCCCAGGCGGTGCCGCCGGACGAGCACCCCTGGGTGGAGCAGTTCGGGGTGACCGCTGCCTACCGATCACTCCGGGACGGCATCCGCGACTACTACCGCCGGCACTACCCCCTGCGCCCGGAGGCGGCCGCCGACCCACGTCTGAACCCCGGTGCCGGCCGGGTCAGCAAGCTCTGCCACGAGCCGCGGGTCGCGGTGGCGGTGATCGATCAGCTGCTCGCCCCCCACCGCAGCGCCGGGCTGCTGACCGTGCTCACCGAGCACCGTCCGGTCGCCGTGCGGATGGACGGCGACACCTGCGCCGCCGTCACCGTGGTCGACCGGGACGGCCGCACCACCACCCTGGTCGGCGAGTACGTCCTGGATGCGACGGAGACCGGCGACCTCCTGGCCCTCGGTGACGTCGAGCACGTCACCGGCGCCGAGTCCCGGGCCGAACACGGCGAGCCGCACGCGCCCGAGCAGGCCGACCCGCTGAACCAGCAGGGCATCACCTTCTGCTTCGCGGTCTCGCACCACGAGGGTGAGGACCACACCATCCCCCGCCCCGAGCAGTACGACTTCTGGCGCGCGTACGCGCCGGAGTTCTGGACCGGGCCCCTGCTCAGCTTCACCGCCCCGGACCCCCGGACGCTGGAGGCGGGCACCCGCAGCTTCGAGCCGAATCCCGATCAGGACCCGTTGGCGGTCAGCGCGGACCAGAGCGCCGACGCCGGCGACAAGGAGCTGTGGGGGTTCCGCCGGATCCTCGCCCGGAAGCTGTTCGCCGACGGCGCCTTCGACTCCGACATCTGCCTGGTCAACTGGCCGTTGAACGACTACTGGCTCACCCCGCTGGTCGGCGTGGACGACGCCACCCGGGAGCGTGCGCTGGCCGAGGCCCGGCAGTTGTCGCTGTCCGTCCTGTACTGGTTGCAGACCGAGGCGCCGCGACCGGACGGAGGCACCGGATTCCCGGGCCTGCGGCTGCGGCCGGACGTCACCGGCAGCGCGGACGGTCTGGCCAAGGCCGCCTACGTCCGCGAGTCCCGACGGATCCGGGCCGTCACCACCGTGGTCGAGCAGCACGTGTCGGCCGCGATCGTGGGCAGCACCAGGCGGACCCGGTACCCGGACGCGGTCGGGGTCGGCAGCTACCGGATCGACCTGCACCCCTCCACCGCCGGGGACCACTACATCGACGTCGCCAGTGTCCCGTTCGAGATCCCGCTCGGCGCCCTCGTGCCGGTCCGGGTGACCAACCTGCTGCCCGCCGGGAAGAACATCGGCACCACGCACATCACCAATGGCTGCTACCGGCTGCACCCGGTGGAGTGGAACGTCGGCGAGGTCGCCGGCGCGTTGGCCGTGCACTGCCTGCGGCACGGCCTCACCCCCCGCGAGGTCCAGGCCGACCCGGCCCGGTTCGCCGACTTCGCCGCGGTCCTGGACGCCCAGGGCGTCGAGCGGCACTGGCCCGAGGTGCAGGGCTACTGA
- a CDS encoding hydantoinase/oxoprolinase family protein encodes MVEHQDVSAPARLRVGIDVGGTFTDAVAIDAATLQLVGQAKTPTSHDHPDGVAHGIVTALHQLLDQVGRSARDVVFLAHGTTQATNALLEGDVAPVGLIGIGTGASAVFTKRLAGLRTIEIAPGKHLPVEYAHLRDPHDAAAIGGVLDRFDAAGIRSVVVSEPFSVDVAEGEDLVADAARSRGFLVTAGHEISSLYGLSKRTRTAVLNAVILPRMFATADLVADSIARAGITAPLMVMRCDGGVMSLDEMRRRPLLTVLSGPAAGVAGALMQEKVTDGVFLETGGTSTDISVIRNGRVAVQYTEFGGSSTFLSALDVRAVGVGGGSMVRADLGARSVVGVGPRSAHIAGLPYACFASADDLTGARLSTVAPVPGDPSDYLVLDGPGGRFALTLTCAANALGLVGEQDYARADQEVAALALTPVAEALGLSVRDAAQRVLATGTEPVLDVVRALIKDYRLPEDQVVLVGGGGGAAAVTPFAGHVGELEWRIADHAEVISPIGVALALIREQVERVIPGATDEQILGVRREAEQAVIAQGADPHEVSVDVTVDPQSHTVRAVASGATELRTQDRSSRLSDDDLHRLAARSLRVPPEEAQVLASTAAHRVYGARRRRPWWRLGGGPEHPVRVLDLDGVVRFASPDARVEQGTVGDGTAMLPRAVADLTSYGDGGSRAPALRLLVGPRISDLSGVLDESSLIALARSELEGRDRREDLVAVLERRA; translated from the coding sequence GTGGTGGAACACCAGGACGTGAGCGCCCCGGCCCGGCTCCGGGTCGGCATCGACGTCGGCGGCACCTTCACCGATGCCGTCGCGATCGACGCGGCCACCCTGCAGTTGGTCGGCCAGGCCAAGACCCCGACCAGCCACGACCACCCGGACGGCGTGGCCCACGGCATCGTCACCGCCCTGCACCAGCTGCTCGACCAGGTCGGCCGGTCCGCTCGGGACGTGGTGTTCCTGGCGCACGGCACCACCCAGGCGACCAACGCGCTGCTGGAGGGCGATGTCGCGCCGGTCGGGCTGATCGGGATCGGCACCGGGGCGTCGGCGGTCTTCACCAAGCGCCTGGCGGGTCTGCGCACGATCGAGATCGCCCCCGGCAAACACCTTCCGGTGGAGTACGCGCACCTGCGCGACCCGCACGACGCGGCGGCGATCGGGGGCGTGCTGGACCGCTTCGACGCGGCGGGCATCCGGTCGGTCGTGGTCAGCGAGCCGTTCTCGGTGGATGTGGCCGAGGGCGAGGACCTGGTCGCCGACGCCGCCCGGTCCCGCGGCTTCCTGGTCACCGCCGGACACGAGATCTCCTCGCTGTACGGCCTGAGCAAGCGCACCCGGACCGCGGTACTGAACGCGGTGATCCTGCCGCGGATGTTCGCCACCGCCGATCTGGTCGCCGACTCGATCGCCCGGGCCGGGATCACCGCGCCGCTGATGGTGATGCGGTGCGACGGCGGGGTGATGAGCCTGGACGAGATGCGCCGCCGCCCGCTGCTCACCGTGCTCTCCGGCCCGGCAGCGGGGGTCGCGGGCGCACTGATGCAGGAGAAGGTCACCGACGGGGTGTTCCTGGAGACCGGCGGCACCTCCACCGACATCTCGGTGATCCGGAACGGCCGGGTGGCGGTGCAGTACACCGAGTTCGGCGGCAGTTCGACCTTCCTGTCGGCCCTGGACGTCCGCGCGGTCGGGGTCGGCGGCGGGTCGATGGTGCGGGCCGACCTGGGCGCACGCAGCGTCGTCGGCGTCGGACCGCGCAGCGCACACATCGCGGGGTTGCCGTACGCCTGCTTCGCCTCCGCGGACGACCTGACCGGAGCCCGGCTGTCCACCGTCGCGCCGGTGCCCGGCGACCCGTCGGACTACCTGGTGCTCGACGGGCCGGGTGGCCGGTTCGCCCTGACCCTGACCTGCGCCGCGAACGCCCTCGGGCTGGTCGGCGAGCAGGACTACGCCCGCGCCGACCAGGAGGTGGCAGCGCTGGCCCTGACCCCGGTGGCCGAGGCCCTCGGCCTCAGTGTGCGGGACGCCGCCCAGCGCGTGCTGGCCACCGGTACCGAGCCGGTGCTGGACGTGGTGCGCGCCCTGATCAAGGACTACCGACTCCCCGAGGACCAGGTGGTGCTGGTCGGCGGCGGTGGCGGCGCTGCCGCGGTCACCCCGTTCGCGGGACATGTCGGCGAGCTGGAGTGGCGGATCGCCGACCACGCCGAGGTGATCAGTCCGATCGGCGTCGCGCTGGCCCTGATCCGCGAACAGGTCGAGCGGGTGATCCCGGGCGCCACCGACGAGCAGATCCTCGGCGTGCGGCGGGAGGCCGAACAGGCGGTGATCGCGCAGGGCGCCGACCCGCACGAGGTCTCGGTCGACGTCACGGTGGACCCGCAGTCCCACACCGTCCGCGCGGTCGCGTCGGGGGCGACCGAGCTGCGCACCCAGGACCGGTCGAGCCGGTTGTCCGACGACGATCTGCACCGGCTGGCGGCCCGCAGCCTGCGTGTGCCGCCCGAGGAGGCGCAGGTGCTGGCCAGCACGGCGGCGCACCGGGTGTACGGGGCGCGTCGACGGCGACCCTGGTGGCGCCTCGGCGGCGGCCCCGAACACCCGGTCCGGGTGCTCGACCTCGATGGTGTGGTGCGCTTCGCCTCACCGGACGCCCGGGTCGAGCAGGGCACGGTCGGTGACGGCACCGCGATGCTGCCCCGCGCGGTCGCTGACCTGACCAGCTACGGCGACGGCGGCAGCCGGGCCCCTGCGCTGCGCCTGCTGGTCGGCCCCCGGATCTCCGATCTGTCCGGTGTGCTGGACGAGTCCTCGCTGATCGCACTGGCCCGCTCGGAGCTGGAGGGTCGGGACCGCCGCGAGGACCTGGTCGCGGTGCTGGAGCGTCGGGCATGA
- a CDS encoding transporter: MGFVIIGIMVVGVVLILTGKLPTAFALALLASAIALVAGASLSGAENSLLTTVYQEGAVKLASTMIAVLLGSWLGSLLRETAIASTLVRKTVEFAGDRPVVVALGILLVSALCGSVTGSAPAALLAGVIGIPAMIAVGIPKVTAAGTILMGIGAGVPFELPVWQFFSTALDIPVPDVRSFMLYLFPFAAVAAIAYVLIESRRRGPVHEWSMAALSTRGRAPSRRQRLGDAPWFSLLTPLVPIVLALVFLVPIIPSLLAGVVYAVVTTTRPSQMATRLLRSLYDGFTVAAPPITLFIAIGMLLAAVNLPGAVGALTPIVEGITPTNPVLYVVVFSALVPLCLYRGPLNLFGLGAGIAGAMTAIGVYPAMAVLGLMTSYNQVFGVSDPTSTQTVWAAQYSGVKPQQVLVRTLPYVWVVAIGGITTSAVLYL; encoded by the coding sequence GTGGGATTCGTCATCATCGGCATCATGGTGGTGGGGGTCGTCCTGATCCTCACCGGCAAACTGCCGACCGCCTTCGCGCTCGCCCTGCTGGCCTCCGCCATCGCCCTGGTCGCCGGGGCGTCCCTGTCCGGCGCCGAGAACAGCCTGCTGACCACGGTGTACCAGGAGGGCGCGGTGAAACTCGCGTCCACCATGATCGCGGTCCTGCTCGGCTCATGGCTCGGCTCCCTGCTACGGGAGACCGCGATCGCCAGCACCCTGGTCCGCAAGACGGTCGAGTTCGCCGGTGACCGACCCGTGGTCGTCGCGCTCGGCATCCTGCTGGTCTCCGCGCTCTGCGGGTCGGTCACCGGATCGGCACCCGCCGCGCTGCTGGCCGGCGTGATCGGAATCCCGGCCATGATCGCGGTCGGCATCCCCAAGGTCACCGCGGCCGGCACCATCCTGATGGGCATCGGCGCCGGCGTGCCCTTCGAGCTGCCGGTGTGGCAGTTCTTCTCCACCGCGCTGGACATCCCGGTCCCGGACGTGCGCTCGTTCATGCTCTACCTGTTCCCGTTCGCGGCGGTGGCGGCAATCGCCTACGTGCTGATCGAGTCGCGTCGGCGCGGCCCGGTGCACGAGTGGTCGATGGCCGCGCTGTCCACCCGGGGACGCGCTCCGTCCCGTCGCCAGCGGTTGGGCGACGCGCCCTGGTTCTCGCTGCTCACGCCGCTGGTGCCGATCGTCCTGGCGCTGGTGTTCCTGGTGCCGATCATCCCCTCGCTGCTGGCCGGGGTGGTCTACGCCGTGGTCACCACCACCCGTCCGAGTCAGATGGCGACCCGTCTGCTCCGTTCGCTGTACGACGGCTTCACGGTGGCCGCTCCCCCGATCACCCTGTTCATCGCGATCGGCATGCTGCTGGCCGCGGTGAATCTGCCCGGCGCGGTGGGTGCCCTCACCCCGATCGTCGAGGGCATCACCCCGACCAACCCGGTGCTCTACGTCGTGGTGTTCTCCGCCCTGGTGCCGCTCTGCCTGTACCGCGGGCCGCTGAACCTGTTCGGTCTCGGTGCCGGGATCGCCGGTGCGATGACCGCGATCGGGGTCTACCCGGCGATGGCCGTCCTCGGCCTGATGACCTCCTACAACCAGGTGTTCGGCGTCTCCGACCCGACCAGCACGCAGACCGTGTGGGCGGCGCAGTACTCCGGGGTCAAGCCGCAGCAGGTGCTGGTGCGGACACTGCCGTACGTCTGGGTGGTGGCCATCGGCGGCATCACGACCTCGGCGGTGCTCTACCTGTGA
- a CDS encoding LacI family DNA-binding transcriptional regulator: MARTSSGRVTQRRIAELAGVSQATVSLVLNERAGKSRIPPETRDRVLRVIQETQYVADPSARRLAGMDNRIIGVFTYEPAFPTGSQDFYAPLLTGIEAEAERVGCDLMLFTSAPVRDGRRRLFDGPTRLRLADGVLLLGLTMDAAELGRLVDGGFRVVAVGRRDAPQIPYVGIDYVSATRDLVRGAVELGHRRMLFLHLPAGGESVWDRRTGVRDGSTGAHPIEVEAGPGQVDLAWAAIEEHAPTLAIVEDAALAAAVLARARAAGLRVPEQLSVVALGAPGRAEPGPEELTRLDPPRTELGRRSLALLARLLSADDRPDPEQLRTLLDCPVVEGATLVPPAG, from the coding sequence ATGGCGCGCACCAGTTCGGGCCGGGTCACCCAGCGCCGGATCGCCGAGCTGGCCGGGGTGAGCCAGGCCACGGTGTCCCTGGTGCTGAACGAACGCGCCGGGAAGAGTCGGATCCCGCCCGAGACCCGGGACCGGGTGCTGCGCGTGATCCAGGAGACCCAGTACGTCGCCGATCCCTCGGCGCGGCGGCTGGCGGGGATGGACAACCGGATCATCGGGGTGTTCACCTACGAACCGGCGTTCCCGACCGGCAGCCAGGACTTCTACGCTCCGCTGCTCACCGGGATCGAGGCCGAGGCCGAACGCGTCGGCTGCGATCTCATGCTCTTCACCAGTGCCCCGGTGCGGGACGGACGGCGGCGCCTCTTCGACGGTCCGACCCGATTGCGGCTGGCCGACGGCGTGCTGCTGCTCGGGCTCACCATGGATGCCGCCGAGCTCGGCCGGCTGGTGGACGGCGGGTTCCGGGTGGTCGCGGTCGGACGTCGTGACGCCCCGCAGATCCCGTATGTGGGGATCGACTACGTGTCCGCCACCCGGGACCTGGTGCGCGGAGCTGTCGAGCTCGGGCACCGCCGGATGCTGTTCCTGCATCTGCCGGCCGGCGGCGAATCCGTATGGGACCGGCGCACCGGGGTCCGCGACGGGTCGACCGGCGCGCACCCGATCGAGGTGGAGGCAGGCCCGGGGCAGGTCGACCTCGCCTGGGCGGCGATCGAGGAGCATGCGCCCACCCTGGCCATCGTGGAGGACGCCGCCCTGGCGGCGGCGGTGCTGGCGCGGGCCCGGGCCGCGGGGCTACGCGTCCCGGAGCAGCTCAGTGTGGTGGCGCTGGGTGCGCCGGGGCGGGCCGAGCCAGGGCCGGAGGAGCTGACCCGGCTCGACCCGCCCCGCACCGAGCTGGGCCGCCGGTCGTTGGCGCTGCTGGCCCGGCTGCTGTCCGCCGACGACCGGCCCGACCCCGAGCAGCTGCGCACGCTCCTGGACTGTCCGGTGGTCGAGGGTGCGACGCTGGTGCCGCCGGCCGGCTGA
- a CDS encoding LacI family DNA-binding transcriptional regulator, translated as MESSTGRRRPTIRDVAAVAGVSRGTVSRVLNGGHWVSPEAEQAVRDAIRSTGYAANQHARSLVTGRSNSVAFLLTEPQHLLFEDPTFSILLRAAAEALSAREMPLLLMVAGAPQERRRITDYVAAGHVDGVLLISSHHGNPVVGDLLRQGVPTIACGEPLGYEDRIGWVSADDFGGARTMTEHLLSRRRSRIATITGPQDTPGGLRRLAGYRDALGERYDPELVAHGDYTRAGGQQAMRTLLDRRPDLDAVFVASDLMAAGALASLREAGRTVPQDVAVGGFDDSGLAATLEPPLTTIRQPLERIAAEMVRLLLEVVDGAEPARITLPTALVERGTT; from the coding sequence GTGGAGTCCTCGACCGGGCGCAGACGCCCGACGATCCGTGACGTGGCAGCCGTGGCCGGGGTGTCCCGGGGCACGGTGTCCCGGGTGCTGAACGGCGGGCACTGGGTGTCGCCGGAGGCCGAGCAGGCGGTGCGGGACGCGATCCGCTCCACCGGCTACGCGGCGAACCAGCACGCGCGAAGCCTGGTGACCGGCCGGTCCAACTCGGTCGCCTTCCTGCTCACCGAACCCCAGCACCTGCTGTTCGAGGACCCGACGTTCTCCATCCTGCTCCGGGCCGCGGCGGAGGCCCTGTCCGCGCGGGAGATGCCACTGCTGCTGATGGTGGCCGGTGCCCCGCAGGAGCGTCGCCGGATCACCGACTACGTCGCCGCCGGGCACGTCGACGGCGTGCTGCTGATCTCCTCCCACCACGGCAACCCGGTGGTCGGGGATCTGCTGCGCCAGGGCGTGCCGACCATCGCCTGCGGTGAGCCGCTGGGCTACGAGGACCGGATCGGCTGGGTGTCGGCGGACGACTTCGGTGGCGCGCGCACCATGACCGAGCACCTGCTGTCCCGGAGGCGGAGCCGGATCGCGACCATCACCGGCCCGCAGGACACCCCGGGCGGTCTGCGGCGACTGGCGGGCTACCGGGACGCGCTGGGGGAGCGGTACGACCCCGAGCTGGTCGCGCACGGCGACTACACCCGCGCCGGTGGACAGCAGGCCATGCGGACCCTGCTGGACCGGCGACCGGATCTGGACGCGGTCTTCGTGGCCTCGGACCTGATGGCGGCCGGGGCGCTGGCGAGCCTGCGCGAGGCCGGCCGCACCGTGCCGCAGGACGTGGCGGTGGGTGGCTTCGACGACTCGGGCCTGGCGGCCACGTTGGAGCCGCCGCTGACCACCATCCGCCAACCACTGGAACGGATCGCGGCCGAGATGGTCCGGTTGCTGCTCGAGGTGGTGGACGGGGCGGAACCGGCCAGGATCACGCTGCCCACGGCGCTGGTGGAGCGCGGGACGACCTGA
- a CDS encoding glycosyl hydrolase 53 family protein, giving the protein MRRLMVGILAGALALGAAPAMADDGPVDAGITVPRVEGMGADWINGVDVSTVLSLEASGVVFRDEAGQPADLFELLADHGVNWTRIRVWNDPFTADGAGYGGGNVDAARAIEIGQRATAAGMQVLVDFHYSDFWAHPGQQKLPKAWRGLDLDGRITALHDYTADTLASMAAAGVDVGMVQIGNETTGGEIAGTTGWDDTARLFQSGSEAVRSTLGPQVKVAVHFTNPERAGQYAAAAKALDDRGVDYDVFLSSYYPFWHGTPENLTAVLNQVATTYGKDVAVAETSWAYTLADGDGYPNVIRTEPSAYPATVQGQASAVRDVMQAVANVSGGHGLGTFYWEPAWLAVGPADQAAANRLLWDRDGSGWASPASQEFYDPDGALGGEWADDFGGSGWDNQAMFAHDGTPLESLRVYQYAVTGSVAPRKVDAVTNPALTVVDGDPITLPTTVRVSYNDGTGEDQAVTWRGDTAWILGAGTYRVTGVTTGGHPVVATVTVLADAGQGTNLVVNSGFEDGVAPWTGTGTGYTISSTDDPYAGNRSVHFWSGSAYSFTVEQTLTGVPAGQYRLSAQVQGDGSGSADVTRISASSGISSVSADFRLSGYQNWQQPQTAPLAVASDGVVVVSASFQLSAGAWGTLDEVALVAMPTSAAGDVAPLRSLVDDADAIDRAAFTAASLVALDRAVDRGRFVLDAPSPGQAAVDAAVAELRTALAGLERAPDPGAPGTPDPGTPDPGTPDPGTPNPGTPNPGTPASGTAQAPGTTSGRPTSPASTLATTGSGMAGPVLAAGLLLLGGVVVLGAVRAVRRRPSGA; this is encoded by the coding sequence ATGAGACGACTGATGGTGGGAATCCTGGCCGGGGCGCTGGCCCTGGGAGCCGCTCCGGCGATGGCCGACGACGGGCCGGTGGACGCGGGAATCACCGTGCCCCGGGTCGAGGGGATGGGCGCGGACTGGATCAACGGGGTGGACGTCTCCACCGTGCTGTCCCTGGAGGCATCCGGGGTGGTGTTCCGTGACGAGGCCGGGCAGCCCGCCGACCTGTTCGAGCTGCTGGCCGACCACGGCGTGAACTGGACCCGGATCCGGGTCTGGAACGACCCGTTCACCGCCGACGGGGCCGGGTACGGCGGCGGCAACGTGGACGCGGCCCGGGCGATCGAGATCGGGCAGCGGGCCACCGCCGCCGGGATGCAGGTGCTGGTCGACTTCCACTACTCGGACTTCTGGGCGCACCCGGGGCAGCAGAAGCTGCCGAAGGCCTGGCGCGGGCTGGACCTGGACGGCCGGATCACCGCTCTGCACGACTACACCGCCGACACCCTGGCGTCGATGGCCGCGGCCGGTGTCGACGTGGGCATGGTGCAGATCGGCAACGAGACCACCGGTGGCGAGATCGCCGGGACGACCGGCTGGGACGACACCGCCCGGCTGTTCCAGTCCGGGTCGGAGGCCGTCCGGTCGACCCTCGGGCCGCAGGTCAAGGTCGCCGTGCACTTCACCAACCCGGAGCGGGCCGGCCAGTACGCGGCGGCGGCGAAGGCACTGGACGACCGCGGCGTGGACTACGACGTCTTCCTCAGCTCGTACTACCCGTTCTGGCACGGCACACCGGAGAACCTGACCGCGGTGCTGAACCAGGTCGCCACCACCTACGGCAAGGACGTGGCGGTCGCCGAGACCTCCTGGGCGTACACCCTCGCCGACGGCGACGGGTACCCGAACGTGATCCGCACCGAGCCGTCCGCCTACCCGGCCACCGTGCAGGGCCAGGCATCGGCGGTGCGCGACGTGATGCAGGCGGTGGCCAACGTCTCCGGCGGCCACGGGCTGGGCACCTTCTACTGGGAACCCGCCTGGCTGGCGGTGGGCCCGGCGGACCAGGCGGCCGCCAATCGGCTGCTCTGGGACCGGGACGGGTCCGGCTGGGCGAGCCCGGCGTCCCAGGAGTTCTACGACCCCGACGGCGCGTTGGGTGGGGAGTGGGCCGACGACTTCGGCGGCTCCGGCTGGGACAACCAGGCGATGTTCGCCCACGACGGGACCCCATTGGAGTCACTGCGGGTGTACCAGTACGCGGTGACCGGCTCGGTCGCTCCCCGCAAGGTGGACGCGGTGACCAACCCGGCGCTGACCGTGGTGGACGGTGACCCGATCACGCTGCCCACCACCGTGCGGGTCAGCTACAACGACGGCACCGGCGAGGACCAGGCGGTCACCTGGCGTGGCGACACCGCGTGGATCCTCGGCGCCGGGACCTACCGGGTGACCGGCGTGACCACGGGTGGACACCCGGTGGTCGCCACCGTCACGGTGCTGGCGGATGCGGGCCAGGGCACCAACCTGGTGGTCAACTCCGGCTTCGAGGACGGCGTCGCGCCGTGGACCGGCACCGGGACGGGGTACACGATCAGCTCCACCGACGACCCCTACGCCGGGAACCGGTCGGTGCACTTCTGGTCCGGCAGCGCGTACTCCTTCACCGTGGAGCAGACCCTGACCGGGGTGCCGGCGGGGCAGTACCGACTGTCGGCGCAGGTGCAGGGCGACGGGTCGGGATCCGCCGACGTCACCCGGATCAGTGCCAGCTCCGGCATCTCCTCGGTATCCGCCGACTTCCGGCTCAGCGGGTACCAGAACTGGCAGCAGCCGCAGACGGCACCGCTGGCGGTCGCCTCCGACGGGGTGGTCGTGGTGTCGGCGTCCTTCCAGCTCAGCGCGGGTGCCTGGGGCACGCTGGACGAGGTGGCGCTGGTGGCGATGCCGACCTCGGCCGCCGGGGACGTCGCACCGCTGCGCAGCCTGGTCGACGACGCGGACGCGATCGACCGGGCCGCGTTCACGGCCGCCTCGCTGGTCGCGCTGGACCGAGCGGTCGACCGCGGCCGGTTCGTGCTGGACGCGCCGAGTCCGGGGCAGGCGGCGGTGGACGCGGCGGTCGCCGAGCTGCGGACGGCACTGGCCGGGCTGGAGCGCGCGCCGGATCCGGGCGCCCCGGGGACCCCGGACCCCGGAACGCCCGACCCGGGAACGCCGGACCCTGGGACCCCGAACCCTGGGACCCCGAACCCGGGGACCCCAGCTTCGGGAACCGCACAGGCCCCGGGCACCACGTCCGGTCGCCCCACCTCGCCCGCCTCCACGCTGGCCACCACCGGCTCCGGTATGGCCGGACCAGTGCTCGCGGCCGGACTGCTGCTGCTCGGTGGTGTGGTGGTGCTCGGGGCGGTGCGCGCGGTGCGGCGACGGCCCTCGGGTGCCTGA
- a CDS encoding sugar ABC transporter permease: MTTRNRRWWAEVGWKYPVGAVIVFYAVFPLVYALSAALDPRGSLAGSSRLFSSIGLDNFSALSGTMFWTWVTNTLVIGGAAAFGAVLMGAAAAYAFSRFRFRGRRASLTTLLIIQMFPQTVAFVAVFLLLISLGNVIPALGVNSRIALICVYLGGALGANTFLMYGFFNSVPREIDEAATIDGATHAQIYWRLIMPLVTPILAVVALLAFIAAFGDFILARIVLTSEENWTLAVGMYQWVSNQLTSRWGLFAAGAVIGSIPVLALFLSLQRYIVGGLSAGSVKG, encoded by the coding sequence ATGACGACCCGTAACCGTCGGTGGTGGGCCGAGGTCGGCTGGAAGTACCCGGTCGGCGCGGTGATCGTGTTCTACGCGGTGTTCCCGCTGGTCTACGCGCTGTCGGCCGCCCTGGACCCGCGCGGTTCGCTGGCCGGGTCGAGTCGGCTGTTCAGCTCGATCGGCCTGGACAACTTCAGCGCGCTGAGCGGCACGATGTTCTGGACCTGGGTGACCAACACCCTGGTGATCGGCGGTGCTGCCGCGTTCGGGGCCGTGCTGATGGGGGCGGCCGCCGCCTACGCGTTCAGCCGGTTCCGGTTCCGCGGTCGCCGTGCCTCGCTGACCACGCTGCTGATCATCCAGATGTTCCCGCAGACGGTGGCGTTCGTGGCGGTGTTCCTGCTGCTGATCTCGCTGGGGAACGTGATCCCGGCGCTGGGCGTGAACTCCCGGATCGCGCTGATCTGCGTCTACCTGGGCGGGGCGCTGGGCGCGAACACCTTCCTGATGTACGGCTTCTTCAACTCGGTGCCCCGGGAGATCGACGAGGCGGCGACCATCGACGGTGCCACCCATGCGCAGATCTACTGGCGGCTGATCATGCCGCTGGTGACGCCGATTCTCGCGGTGGTCGCGCTGCTGGCGTTCATCGCGGCCTTCGGCGACTTCATCCTGGCCCGGATCGTGCTCACCTCGGAGGAGAACTGGACCCTCGCGGTGGGGATGTACCAGTGGGTCTCCAACCAGCTGACCTCGCGCTGGGGACTGTTCGCCGCCGGTGCGGTGATCGGTTCGATCCCGGTGCTGGCGCTGTTCCTGTCGTTGCAGCGCTACATCGTCGGCGGGCTGTCGGCGGGATCGGTGAAGGGCTGA